A region of the Arachis hypogaea cultivar Tifrunner chromosome 15, arahy.Tifrunner.gnm2.J5K5, whole genome shotgun sequence genome:
AAGCCCTCCTTTCCGCGCTGCCGCCCGCTTCCTGGTTCTTCGCTTCCGTGAAGAACGACGAAGCCCTCCCATCCGCGCTGCCGCTCGCTTCCTGCTTCTTCGCTTCCGTGAAGAACGTCGAAGCCCTAACATCTGACGAGGTGGAAAAGCGCCATTTCCAGCTTCGAATAAGGTTGTAGGTTTCTCctccttttatttttctgcagTCAGATTCATGAGGATGACTCTAGGTTTTCagtctttttttttattgttcattGTTTTGATTCTCATGCATTTCTTCAGGAGAAGGTGAGGAACCCGTTAGTCGAGAACAATGCTAAGCAGTTCGGGATCAGAGGAGCAGAGGAAGAAGAGGATCCTCAAGCAGAGGTTGAAGGCTCCACCAGCTTTGAACTAGTTCACCAAGACCCTTGACAAGAACCTAGGTGCGTAAATAAGTATCTCCATTTTGTTTCATTTACCCTGTTTAATGTTTGTGTAATGCTTCAAGTGTGGTAATATTTCCCTCTTATGGCAATTAGATGATGCTTCTGAtcactttatttttctatctaaCTGCATTTAACTTCCTCTTTGCAATTTCACCTTTTGGAAATGATCTCAGTTTCAGAAAAGGAAAGGGAAGCTTGAAAGCTAAACATGTATATGGTGAATGTTTTGAAGTTGTAGCTTCATTTTCTGAGAGAAAGAGTGCATCGTGTTGATCTTGTTGGTGGTGTTGTTTGACTGAAATTTTAAGAATGTAATAGACTTCTCAAAGttttataaaaactatttttgacTGAAATTTTAAGAATGTAATAGACTCTAAATGATCATTTTGAGTTTTAGAGACTTCTAACTCTTATTAACTCTTGATTCTACCTTATTTTAGTTACTTAAACTTGTCTAGCTTAGTGTCACAGCCCCAAGAGCTAAGCTCTTGCCATTATCAAAAGCTAAACATATATATTAGTTTCACTATGATGCATTATTCTTTCATTACTTATATGCCAAAACTTTAGTGTGTTTGATGTATTATCTTGCTGTCACTTTAAATAAGAATTGAACGCATATAGTTATTAGTCAAGAGCattttttttctactttattAACTCATTTGGGTATTAATTACTATAGCTTAATAATGATTTTCTACTGGCTCACTGTATCTTCATTTTGGTTGTTTTAAATTGTTTTCTGTGATGGTTACTATAGGTTCATTTGAGCTATCATGTCCTATGTTCATGTGTGTAAGTTTAGGTTTCTGCACCAAACATGAGTTCAATTGGGTGTTATATCACATGAAGCAGAGAAGCATGATGATTGTAACCAAGTTGATGAGCACCAAAAAGATGTTGATGCAGGTGCTCTCTTTGTCCTCAAATCTAAAGGTAACTAATAATCTCTTTTTTCTGGTACTTATACCTTTCTTAGGTGCCCTTTTTACATGTTTGGATGGACACAAGAGGACTCAAACCAGAGTTTAGGAGTTTGTAGTAACCATATTTCATTTTGACATGTTTTGGTGtcgtgttttgtttgtttttataaaaaatataaaatatataaattgggtgttatttcattgtttttttttttctgttatgaTCACGGCTCTAATAGGAAGTCCTGAACAGAATTTATTTCAGTTCAAAATAAACGTGGTATCTTTGACTACTTTCAACTGTGATTGAACTTCTaaacttcaaaagaaaaaaaggttAAGATTATTTATTCTACCTATGACCTGTTtgttattgaaaatttttaataattattataaactaGAAAGGGACATAGAGTGATATGTAGGTGACTTTTTCAAGATTCAACAGTTCTTATAAAAATATTGTTCGATTGATGCAGACTTATTAGTAGAAATGAAGCAGGAATGCACCATTTGGAAAAGAAAGGGCACTGGTTTCAAACCCAATACATAAGACCATCTGaaatttgaaaaggaaaataacataaaatttgaGTTTGTTTTAAGACCATCAgccaaaagattttaaaattctgcATTGGAATCAGGGTTGGTTGTAGAGctgatttatattttatttatgcagGGAAGCTATTTTGTtcctaattttgtttatttttctattttatgtcAGTAGAAGAGTTAGAATGGGTGTGAAAATGGTGTTTCTTGTGAATGATTGAGCTTCTTTTATTTCTCCAGCTGTTAAGACAAGAAGTtaaaataaatgaacataaaaatttagtttcCAAGTTTATTTGCTTTTAGTTTTTGGATGTTTACTACCCTTGTTTTTGGtagtttttcttgtttctcaCTTTGGTCTCATTTGTTTCAGTTTCACCCAAGGCACCTAAACTAAAGCCAATAGCAGGTTTGTCAATTCCATTTTGTTGGATAAGAGAAACAAAGCCCTGGTTCTTGGTCTTTAATTGAGCCAAGTTCATTCAAAGTCAGAGGGAAAAACTGTTTTAGGTTGGTACAAAATACTTGTTTTTGTATACACACCATTTTGGGGGGATTAATGATTAACCTTTGGGTTATGATCACCCTCATGTTGAGGATATCatgacaaaaacaaaatttttcattacTGATAGTGCTAGAATTCATTGTTGCTTGGACTTGGTTGGCAGGGACAAGAAGAAAGAATTTGCGCCAACCAATGCTGCTTTCTATTCCCTTGGAGCAGACCTCTTTCTGTCTCAGCTAAAACCTGAACATATTGCACGCTGTTTAGGAGTTCCTTCTATCAGCAAACCTGGGGATGTTCCTTCTATTCTCATTGTAAATATTCAGGTAGCTGCATATTTCCTAGTCTAGATTGAACTCAACTGAGAATTTCTTATCTTACATTATTGGGGTGCAAATTTTATGTTCGACATCTGAATATTAGTTTATTCACGTCTGTATATGCACGGCAATTTTTCATACTCTTGTATGATTTACCCTGAAATTGTGTGCTGTTCAAACTGCAGATTCAACTGTATCCTGCGACTGTCTTCCAAACCGTACCTACAAGGTAAAAATTAACTTCCAAAATTAATCCTTTGGTTTAAGATTTTTTCCTTATAAACACACTTCTCTGAAttctcttatctttcttttatttctatctCATGGGTTAATCTATTTCCTTCCTATAGGATTTATTATATGTGCCATGCATAAGGCTTTCATGCTGATATGTTGTAATTTACTTTGGATAAATAGTAACAaatttttgtttctcaaattcagGGAGCAATCTCACAAATTCAATTTCTTCAAAGCTCTACCATTTGTACCACAAGACTCCAAGAAACTTGTTAATTTTTGCTATGTCTGCTGATGGTATTACCTCttttttcttcctccttccctGTTTTCTGAATTTCGTAAAGGCTTTGGGAATTGATGCTACTGGTGTCTTTGTCTTGAATTATTGGATTATTATTACTAGATTTGGATACTAATTCTTGCCGATTGCCACTGTTTGTGCttttaatattgaattttgtgaattgGTGCATTTGGTTCGCTTGGTTTATGCTATTTGTTATTATCAGTATTAATGCACGCCAAGTGCTCTCTGATATGCCTCTTTGATATTCCTCTCTGGTTTATGCATGTTCACAATTCTGAATTCTAGTTGCCTTCTGTCTAAGCagttttcttttgttgctttcATTGAGCTGTTGTTATGCtagtgtataaaatatataaaaaatatatatagttagtttttttttaaattttgatgaatgaaaactcttaacaaaaatataaatatgatctGTTGTTGTATGTTTGAAATGGATAAAAATGGATCTGAAGCTAAGGGTatgaaattattttcaattattttattctGCTGCTCCTATGGTACTGCATTGTTTATACTTTGGTTTCTTAAACTTTCAACTATTTTTAACAGTTTCTTGCCATCCATATGCCACCGACATTACATATGATAGTTTGGGTTGTGGAGTTCTTATTCTTTTCATTCTGGATTTTCTGAATTCTACTTGGAAATCTTTTTTACACTGCAGAATGTAGAAGAAAGTGAAGAAAGAGCACTACAGGTTTAACGCTCTGATTCTGAGTTGCTTGCTCATGTCTTTCGAAGGTGATTGCTGTGGTCAGAAAAAGAGAGTTGTTTAATTTTTCATGCTTTGCTGTTTGTATTTGACGGAGTAATCTTTAATTAATACAGTTATTCTTAGGtagaagtttattattattatgattacctTATGGATTGAGAATGATTGTATTTAAAGTATACTTATCAGGAGACCTAAAATTAGATTATTGGAAAATCACAGCCTAGATATACTTTAATCTCAGAGAAATTAAAGTTGAGACATACTTGCCAGTTTTAAGTCAAAATTGAAATAGTACTAGTAATTCATAAAACAGTTTATATAACAGCGAAAAATAATCAAGAAATTTGTTAATTGCTGGTTGGTTGCTACAAATAATATCTTCAAATAgtagagatatatatatatatagaattgaaGGATGCTAATGCTGAATTGAATATATGGGGGTGGTTATAATCCTTTTTCCTTTTATAATgcatataatttatatttcataAGTAGTTCCTAGGTCTGGACCAAGCTATATATtggattaatatatataaatatggcaTTTTTTAAATGGATTATGGCCCACAATTTGTGCTAAATATATGTAAATGGAtgctattttaatttcaaatgtaATTTTCAAGCAGTTCATGCTGAGCAGTTAGACTAATGCTCCAAAGTTGCCAAGGGTTTACCTGCCCTTTTGGGGTTTTCTCCAGCCACTTCTTCGATTCCTACTTTCTAAATTCCCCCATTTTTCaaatttctatggttttttttttatgttttaaattaagaaaaaaatttaattctcaagagcattttaattttatgcttTCCAACAGGCTTTTGATAGTTATCTATCCACCACTACTACCACTTCTTTTATTCTGTTGCTCCTGTGGTATTGCTTTGATGTTGCTGTGGTGCTGATTATCTGTTGCCGAACCGCTATTCTGCTTCTGCTGCGCTACTACTTTGGTGCTGGTATTGTACGGATTACGACAGTATTTAAGGTTGGTTCATGTGAATTTAAATACATCTCTTAATTTGTTATTAATGTTATGTGGACAACTTAAGTGCTTTCCTGAGGCACTCACTTCAGGACCTTTAAAAAttgctaaaatttaattttcttcgcTATTTTATGTCCAATGCCTTCAAAGTATTTTGGAGACTTGGAAAATTGTCTCCTAGTTAATTAGGAAGCTAGACTCGCAGTTAGTGAGACTAGCAGTAAAGACTTCAAACTAGAAACTTAGCTATCTATTTGAAATATATAGGTTTTCGATGGATGTGTCCAAGGATTGGATGGATACACCACGTCATGAAAAAGAATATCAACTCGGTGTAGAAAAGTTTTTACACTTTGCTTTTTCATCACCGGGAATTCCTCAAGGGGATGAAATTCAATGCCCATGTGCAAAGTGTTGTAATAGACTTTGGTTAAGGAGAGATGTCGTGTATGACCATCTAATATGCGATGGATTCGTAAAAGGTTATAGGCGGTGGTTTAATCATGGGGAATCACTTGTTGCTATGGATGTTGACAGTGACACAGATGAGGAATATAACTGCAATGATAATATTGATGAGTTGTTACGTGATAGATTTAGAGATACTACACAAGTTGATGGACATAACATGGGGCCTAACGAAGGTgcaaaagaattttataaattcgTAGACGAGGCAAGCCAAGAACTATACCCTGGATGTAAAGGATTCACAAGATTATCCTTTACCATCCGTCTTTACTTGTTAAAATGCTTGCACGGTTGGAGTAATGCGTCGTTCACTTCTCTCTTAGAATTATTGAAAGAAGGAATGCCACATTTGAATATTCCTACTTCTTTTGATAAAACGAAGAATATGGTGAAGAATTTGGGTCTTGACTACCAAAAGATCGATGCATGTCCCAATGATTGCATGTTGTATCGGAAAGGGCATGAGAATGACTCATCTTGCCATGTCTGTGGAACATCCCGTTATATTGAGCATCATGTAGAAGAGGACGATGCTACCTCATCTAAAAAGCCTCGTAAAGTTGCTGCAAAAACTCTAAGGCATTTCCCCCTGATTCCCAGACTTCAAAGGCTTTTTATGTGCACAAGGACGGTTGAAGCTATGTCTTGGCATCATAATGAACGTGTTAAAGATGGGTCGTTAAGGCATCCTGCCGATGGTGAATCTTGGAAAGCATTTGACAGTCGACATGAAGATTTTGCAAAGGAGCCTCGTAATGTGAGACTTGGCTTAGCAAGCGACGGATTCAATCCGTTTCGAACTTTGAGTAGTACACATAGTACATGGCCTGTTGTTCTGATGGTGTATAATCTACCCCCTTGGATGAGCATGAAGCCTGATTATTTTATGCTCTCTTTACTCATTCCTGGCCCACAATCACCTGGAAATGATATTGATGTCTTTCTTCAACCACTaattgaagaattaaaagaattGTGGGAGTTAGGTGTCGAAACATATGATTCCAAAGAGAAAAAAACATTCAACATGAGAGCATGTCTTTTATGGACAATTAACGACTTCCCTGCGTATGCTATGTTATCTGGGTGGAGTACAAAGGGAAAATTGGCTTGTCCATGTTGTAATGATGAGACTTCTTCTATATATCTGAAACATAGCCACAAGACTGTTTATATGGATCATCGAAGGTTTTTACCCATGAACCATCCATGGAGACATAATAAAAGATCTTTCAATGGGAAAACTGAACTTAGGTCTCCACCGCAGTTGTTAGATGGAACAACTGTATTTCATATATTGCAAGGGGTAGATAATTCTTTTGGGAAGAAGCAAAGGAAAGCAAAGAATGGCATTTCAAATTGGAAAAAGCGATCAATCTTTTTTGATTTACCATATTGGAAGTTCAACATGTTTAGACACAACCTTGAtgtcatgcacatagagaagaatatAGTTGATAGCATAATTGGAACGCTTTTGGATATTTCTGGAAAGACAAAAGATCATGCAGCTGCGCGTTTTGACCTTAAAGACATGGGTATCAGGAAAAATCTTCAACCAAGAGATACGAAAGATGGTAAAAGAACTAAGTTAGCAAAGGCATGCTTCTCAATGACTGCAGCAGAGAAAACAATCTTTTGTAGTGTGTTAAAAGGGGCAAAATTACCAGACGGCAGCGCTTCCAATATCGCTCGATGTGTGCAGCAAACGGAAAAGAAGATTTCTGGTTACAAGACCCATGATGCTCATTTCATGTTACATTACTTGTTGCAAGTACCGATCAAGAGCATACTTCCTGACCATGTTGCCATCGCTTTAGTTCGATTATGTTCATTTTTTTGCCGGATATGTCAGAAGGTAATTAGCATAGATGAGGTAGTTAACTTAGAAGCAGAGATTGCTGAGACATTATGCCAATTGGAGAGGATTTTTCCTCCAAGCTTTTTTGACATAATGGTGCACTTGCCTATCCATTTGGCAAATGAAGTGAGGTTAGGTGGTCCAGTTCAATATCGTTGGATGTACCCTGTTGAACGATATATGTGCACACTAAAATCATATGTTCGTAACAGAAGTCGTCCAGAAGGATCCATTGCTGAAGGATATTTGGCGAATGAGTGTATTAATTTTTGCTCAAGATATTTGCATGAAGATGTCCAGACAAGATTCAACAGAGTCCCTCGAAACAATGATGAGTGTGTTTCAGATGAGCTGCGAACTCCGAGTTTGTTTCCAAGCAAAGGATGTCCTTTGGGTGGAAAAATGGGAGATTTGTTCATGTTAGATGAAACATCAGAAATACAAGGTCATTCATACATCCTAAACAATTGTGATAAGATCGAAGTCTACATGAGGTATTTTGATTGATTCATTGTCATTTCGTAGACCTCAATCATAACATTTTACCCTACTAACAAATAAGAATATGATTATTTGATCTTCAGAGAGCATGAGGAGGCAGTAAATGAGTACAATCCACGaagaacaaagtgggagaaagccAAAGACCATAGTCAACAGTTCTCAGAATGGTTTAAAACTCGTGCCATGAAAAAGGATGTGCCTGGTTGGGCAAAAGGGTTGGCTAGGGGTCCAAATAGAGTTGCAAAAAGATTTTCAGGTTATGTTATCAATGGGTATAGGTTTCATACAAGGCACCGTGATGCGAGACGTAAAACCCAAAATAGTGGTGTCACATTGGAGGCATTGACTCCTAGTTTTGCTACTGTGAAAGATAAGAACCCAATTGAAGCCAAAGTAACCTACTATGGTAGAATAGTTGATATGTTTGAATTAGATTATTATGGCCAATTTAAGGTAGTCCTGTTTAAGTGTGAGTGGTATACAGTTGCAAAAGACAACTTTGGTCTCTCATATGTGTATTTCAGTAAGAAatgctaccaagaagaaccatttGGGCTAGCATCCCAAGTAAACCAATGCTTTTATGTGCAAGACCCATATGTGAGTGACAAACACTATGTTATGAAAACAATTCCAAGAGATTTATTTAGGATAAGTGATGACCTTGAGTCTGATTCCCCCATAATATATGCAAGGGAGCCATGTGAACCTGAAGTGATTCCCAGTCTCCCAAATGATAATGGCGAAGTTGATCTAGTGAGGAATGATCTACGAGCAACCATTATAGATGTGGCTCCAAATATGTTTGCCAAACAACGTGGTGAGGAAGATGAGGGGAGTGAATACGAGTACATGGAGGACTCTGATTCTGAAACATCTTGACATGTTTTCATGTAATGCTGTTTTGGTAGAATTCTAAATGTCTcctttgttttagttattttgCTTATTTAATTACTCGCTTATGTTGATTATGTTCGTTTAATTATtcataaaataacatttttttcattGTAACTCTTTTGTGTATGCAGAATAGAGAAAGGAGAGATCGCTAAAAGAAAACGGATAAGTACCTTAGcacaaaaaatgaaagaaaaaagtccaaaaaaaaagaaTTCCTTTGAGGTTACACAAGTGAGGTCAAGTGCTGAATTGCTACAACAATAcaatattaaaagagaaaagatcATGGCTGAAAATAAGAAGGCTAGCTTCCAAGCTCAAGACccaaaagatcaaacaagaaaccAACCCATCACAATCGTGGAAGATGCCATTGAAGAGCAAGCTAGGActccaaagaagaaaaagaaggtgcAACCAATGTCACTTTTTCAAGAATGTGAACATAATGGGAACGGGACAATGTCTCAAGCTGAAAAGACCTCCAAAACTGGGAATCAGAGGACTGTTGAAGCTGATACAATGGAACAAAATGATTTAAGTTCTGATGATGAGGGAGAAGATACAAGCGAGCTAACTGCAAGTTCAACGAAAAAAGGAATGAGTCTTGACATGTATTTTAAGGTACATGGGATAAATTtggaagatgaagaagatgaggaagatgaGGAAGATGAGCTTGATGATGCTGCAAATGATGAGGGTAATGGAGGACAAGCTAGTAATGAAGGTgcttttcttgttttaccttaTTGTCAAAATATAGCTTGTATTACTTCTAAGTTGATTTGAGTTTAAAATTCTGTTATTTTAATCGGATTtaggcacaataaagaagaaaactcgtggaaagactATGTGCAAAAAGCTTCATGCCACTGATTTTAATGATCGACGGGAGGTGGAATTTCTTGGAGGGCAGCCTATAGGTCCAACCAAGGAGGTTGTATCTAACCTCAACCAACTCTTGGGCACAACAGTTAGAAATCCTCGTTTTGTGACTTTGCTATATACTAGTTGGCATGGTGTGCCTAAAAACCTCAAAGAGGACATGTGGGAGTATGCCAATGTATGTAAGAATTATAGATAATTTTGTTAAGATTTATTTGTTACTTTATTTATGCTAACCTTTGACATTCTAATTTGTTGTCTTGTTTAGCAAAAATTCATTCTTCCAATAACTTCAAAGCCGTGGGTAATGAACGGATTTTGTCGTGCATGGAAAAAATACAAAGGCGAAATAAAAAAGGAACATTTCTTGAAGTACAAGACAAAGAAAGAAATGATAAAGAACCGACCGTTAGAGATCCCGGAGGTTCAATTTCGCAAACTAATTCGGTATTGGAGTCTTCCGACTGTTAAGGTAATATTGTCTTTTAGTTCTTTATGTGATTAAACTTGGTGTTTTGGAAAAAGGTAGTGTGATTttgaaaaaacaagaaaacatgtttattaagaataataacatctctttttcatgtttatatttagGCTGTGTCTACTAAGAATGCTGAAAATAGGTCAAAGCAAACATGTCCTCACCGGATGGGTTCCACAAATTTTGGAATAGTGCGCAAGCAACTGGTAATGTAacttatttttttgtgatttctcaTTTATATTCAGGTTGTAGTTTACTAGTTAGCATGCTTCATGTAAATTTTTCTATATGTACTCTAGCGCGACTCTAAAGAGAACAGTGAAGAACCATCAAGAGTTGAAGTTTTCATAGCAACTCGCACaagtaaaaaaggaaaagaaattgatGCTAAAACGCAAAGCACAATTGTGAGttgtttgtatttgtatttggaAATGTACAATATTAATTCTATAGTGATTTCTATAGTGATTTCTATTAATATTGTTTGTATGCTAAATTAATGCGGCAGGCTGAACTTCAAACCCGCATAGAGGCAGGGGAAAATGATGAGGATGCATTTGTAGGAGTGTTAGGAAAGGACCAACCAGGTCGAGTTCGTTGTTTTGGGGCTTCGATTACAAAAAGCTCTCTTAAAAAGGATGAGGAGATTCGACAAGTCAAGGTTGAATACAACAACAAGGTTGAATCATTAGAGAAGAAGATGGACGGTGTATGTAGTTTATTAAAGGTATTGGTGCACCAAGTCAACCCTGGAATGAGTGAGGAAGAGGTAGCAGCCTTAGTGCAAGCTGCCCAAAATTCTCCTTTGGATGCCTCAAGTAGCAGACCGAGAAATACTCCTCGCTCCTCCGAATCAACTCATATTCCACCCAAAGATGTAAGTCACTATCTTTGGATATTCGATATATTTCCATTTAAAGTAGTTgacttattgttgttgttgattttggacaTTTGATAGTGAGATAAAAGATTCTAAATGGTGCTAATGGTGTTGAATTGGAATCTGAATTCAAAGTTGTTGACTTTTTAGTAGTGTTTTATTTTGTATCTAGTGTGGCATTGAATCTCAATTTTGGATTGAATCTCAATTTTGGAAAACACGAGAAATCTTTGAAGATTTGCACTTTTTCCTAATCAaattggataaagaaaaagaaaagaaaccataattgaattttaatgtttttgtttgttttgatttttgCAGACTCCAGAAGGAATTAATGGCTCTCATGGTATATCTCATTTTGCTTGATTTATTTATTGGGGATCGGTTATAGAATTGATCCATATGCAATTTGTATTGATTTTCCAGTTGCTAGTATAAATTGTGCATGCATGTGACTGCAGGTGCAGTATAGGGCTACAAGAATGGTTAATTTGGTTGTGAAATATATTAGGAGTTAGGGTGATACATGCCATTGTTGAGAAACATGTGActgttgcaaaaaaaaaaaggaggggaGGGGGGCAGTTTGATTGTTAGCTTCCTAGCTATAGCAGTacccttttttccttttttgaaaactttaagaACAAAAAAAGTATCCTGGCTTTCAATGAAAGAAAAGCCTTTGCTGGTTACAATTATTGTACAACTATAACATTCATTTGTTGATAATATATGTCTCCATTTTTTGGTTTGGTATAAGATGCACTAacacaataatatttaaaattatgcagGGAAGTGCTGAAAACAGTTTCGCTCACAATGGTGATCAGTAATCATGaagttttatattttgtaatgaaGTGTAAAGGAAGTAGATAATGTAATTCATGTTGGAATTGTAATTCATGTATTAAGAAACTGCTAGTGGATGAGactttgatttttggtattttgttagAGTATAACTAACATGTGATCAAACACTTTCTCTGTGACAAGCTTATGAAGCAAGGATTTGTTGATTTAAAATTAGTAgtcatcttttaaattttgaaattatctaTGATTTTGTAAGGTTTATAAAAAAAGTAGTGCCAATAGGTACTGAACTATTttacagccacgctttaaaagggTGGCCATACACAACAGCAATCAACAGCCACGCTTTATAAGCGAGCTGTAATTCAATTCAGAATCTATTGGCACGCTTCTAAAGCGTACCCATATCTCTACTTGTTGCCACGCTTTGGAAGCGTGGCGATATACGTTGCAGTGCACATGaacagccacgctttaaaagcgtagctgtATCTCACACCTATTGGCacgcttataaagcgtagccatatgtcttgctattggcacgctttaaaagcgtagctgtatctcacacctattggcacgcttttaatCGTAGCCATATGTcttgctattggcacgcttttaatGCGTAGCTATATGGCTTgatattggcacgctttaaaagcgtagccatatcttgcTTTTGGCACATTTTAAAAGCGTAGCAATAGTTCacacatatggccacgcttttaaagcgtcccggtctttaaaagcgtggcaagaaaaaaagcgtgccaataggtcacgaaaagcgtggcaatagagcaaccggcacccttgcagttgtgaccctttcaaaagcgtgccggtagctcaaaaagcgtggcgaaaagctatcgttACGCTTTTAAggacttttcgccacgctttaaaagcgtagcaaaaagCTTGTTTTCTTATCTGAGTAGAGTGCATATCGACACTCCTAATCAAGTAGATCATAAGaatatttttcacaaaattgACCGTTTTATTCTAGTAacaaataaaaagcaaaaatacTGATTTCATCCTATATTTGTGAATGTTAGTTAGGCAggcatagaatatatatatatatatatatatatatatatataaactcagCGTTTGACTCTTTTTTCTGGACTTTGGTTTTGGTCCTCCACTCCTCCCGAAGAGTTGAATTTTGAACGTTTGACCATAACAATAATCGAACGGTATTCAATGGTTAGGTGTTTAATACGACGGCATCGCACATGGAGTAAAAAGTTATCTTCTTACAGTAAATTAACATACATGATTATCTCATGGAGAAGTGATGACCTTTAATTTTTGTAATCTTTCCCattgctaattttatttttgaattaattgcACAATAAGACAATAAGTGGTTGGATACCCTTTTCCGGAAATGAcgtttatattattttcatttttttcctccgGATAAAATTTTACGAACATAGCCAGATATGATTCTTATACGTTTGAGTTGATTTTACTATTTTGTGTTTGTGTTAGTGTTAATGACTAGTAATGTTAGAGATATACATTCGTTATAAATATCTAtaatatatttcttttttaagaataaaatccTCAACTTTATTTCCCTACCACTGATATCATAGTGACTTATGATCGAATCGATGATTAAGaggggaaaaaaaaataaaaagaaatataagTACCAAGTTTTCCCAGAAAAAAAAGCTACAACATAGTGTCCTTATTCTACATATGTATTTGAGGTGACAA
Encoded here:
- the LOC112747878 gene encoding uncharacterized protein; protein product: MTKTKFFITDSARIHCCLDLVGRDKKKEFAPTNAAFYSLGADLFLSQLKPEHIARCLGVPSISKPGDVPSILIVNIQIQLYPATVFQTVPTRFSMDVSKDWMDTPRHEKEYQLGVEKFLHFAFSSPGIPQGDEIQCPCAKCCNRLWLRRDVVYDHLICDGFVKGYRRWFNHGESLVAMDVDSDTDEEYNCNDNIDELLRDRFRDTTQVDGHNMGPNEGAKEFYKFVDEASQELYPGCKGFTRLSFTIRLYLLKCLHGWSNASFTSLLELLKEGMPHLNIPTSFDKTKNMVKNLGLDYQKIDACPNDCMLYRKGHENDSSCHVCGTSRYIEHHVEEDDATSSKKPRKVAAKTLRHFPLIPRLQRLFMCTRTVEAMSWHHNERVKDGSLRHPADGESWKAFDSRHEDFAKEPRNVRLGLASDGFNPFRTLSSTHSTWPVVLMVYNLPPWMSMKPDYFMLSLLIPGPQSPGNDIDVFLQPLIEELKELWELGVETYDSKEKKTFNMRACLLWTINDFPAYAMLSGWSTKGKLACPCCNDETSSIYLKHSHKTVYMDHRRFLPMNHPWRHNKRSFNGKTELRSPPQLLDGTTVFHILQGVDNSFGKKQRKAKNGISNWKKRSIFFDLPYWKFNMFRHNLDVMHIEKNIVDSIIGTLLDISGKTKDHAAARFDLKDMGIRKNLQPRDTKDGKRTKLAKACFSMTAAEKTIFCSVLKGAKLPDGSASNIARCVQQTEKKISGYKTHDAHFMLHYLLQVPIKSILPDHVAIALVRLCSFFCRICQKVISIDEVVNLEAEIAETLCQLERIFPPSFFDIMVHLPIHLANEVRLGGPVQYRWMYPVERYMCTLKSYVRNRSRPEGSIAEGYLANECINFCSRYLHEDVQTRFNRVPRNNDECVSDELRTPSLFPSKGCPLGGKMGDLFMLDETSEIQGHSYILNNCDKIEVYMREHEEAVNEYNPRRTKWEKAKDHSQQFSEWFKTRAMKKDVPGWAKGLARGPNRVAKRFSGYVINGYRFHTRHRDARRKTQNSGVTLEALTPSFATVKDKNPIEAKVTYYGRIVDMFELDYYGQFKVVLFKCEWYTVAKDNFGLSYVYFSKKCYQEEPFGLASQVNQCFYVQDPYVSDKHYVMKTIPRDLFRISDDLESDSPIIYAREPCEPEVIPSLPNDNGEVDLVRNDLRATIIDVAPNMFAKQRGEEDEGSEYEYMEDSDSETS